DNA sequence from the Chitinophaga flava genome:
GATAGTTGGAAGGAGCGAAGGTTTCAGACATGTAAATGGCGTCTTTGGGGCAGGCTTCTTCACAGAATCCGCAGAAAATACAACGCAGCATGTTGATCTCATACCTGGCCGCATATTTTTCTTCCCTGTACAGGTTTTCCTCTCCGGGCTTCCTTTCAGCAGCTTCCATGGTAATGGCTTCTGCCGGGCAGGCTACAGCACAAAGGCCGCAGGCGGTGCATCTTTCACGGCCTTCCTCATCACGGTTCAGTACGTGTAAACCACGGAATACCGGGCTGAATTGACGTCTCTGTTCCGGGAAACTTA
Encoded proteins:
- the nuoI gene encoding NADH-quinone oxidoreductase subunit NuoI; amino-acid sequence: MQSLTNRAKPVDRSPMTLAEKMYIPAIAKGMSITLKHLFKRKATVSFPEQRRQFSPVFRGLHVLNRDEEGRERCTACGLCAVACPAEAITMEAAERKPGEENLYREEKYAARYEINMLRCIFCGFCEEACPKDAIYMSETFAPSNYQRKGFIYGKDDLLIPNPKQQGK